The nucleotide window CAGAAGCAGCGAATAGTCGATGACCTCGCCGGCTGTGCCGAGTTGCGCGCTCTCCTGTTGGAGCATGAGCACCTGGTCGTCGTACAGGTTGCCGGAAAGGTGGAGCAGATGACCGATCAGGGTCGACTTGCCGTCATCGACGCTGCCGCAGGCCAGAAATCGGAGTATCCCGTTGCCGTTTGCCACTAGAAGTACCCCTCCAGTTTTTTCTTTTCCATGCTGCCGGTCTGGTCGAAATCGATCAATCGCCCGGCCCGCTCCGAACTCCGTGCCCGTTCCAGTTCGTGGACGATCCTCCTGACGGTGGCTGCGCGCGATTCCATCGCCGCGCTCAAGGGGTAGCATCCAAGGGTCCGGAAGCGCACCATTTTCATCTGCGGCGTCTCGTCGGCCGCCAGCGGCATCCGTCCGTCATCCACCATGATCCACTGCCCCTCCCGTTCCACCACCGGTCGGCGGGCGGCGAAATAGAGCCCCACCACCGGGATGCGCTCACGGGCGATGTAGCGCCATACGTCAAGTTCCGTCCAGTCGGAGAGGGGAAAGACGCGGAAGCTCTCCCCCCGGTTCCTTGCCAGGTTTGGAACGCTCCACAGCTCGGGGCGCTGGGCGCGTGGGTTCCAGCGGTGCCCTGCGTCGCGGAAGGAGAAAACGCGCTCCTTGGCCCGGCTTTTCTCCTCGTCCCGCCGGGCACCACCCAGGATCATGTCGTAGCTGCCGGAATCGAGTGCCATGCGCAGGGCTTCGGTTTTCATGATCTCCGTATAGACCCTGCTGCCGTGCGTGAAGGGGGTCACCCCCTGCCTGAGCCCCTCATGGTTGGTGTAGGCGATGAGCTCCATTCCGTGACTGGCTGCCGTGGTGTCGCGGAAGGCGATCATTTCGCGGAATTTCCAGGTGGTATCCACGTGAAGCAGCGGAAAGGGGGGCTTCATTGGGTAAAAGGCCTTGAGCGCCAGGTGGAGCATGACCGATGAGTCCTTGCCGATGGAGTAGAGCATGACCGGCCGCTCGGCTTCCGCAACAGCCTCGCGGATGATCCGGATCGACTCCTGTTCCAGTTGATGCAGGGCACCGTTCGGCTTCATCATGATCCTCCGTTTGAAGTGTAACTCCCCTGTCCCCTTTAGGCCCTATGGGTCCTCCTATCCTAAGAGGGGAAACGCACGATCGAAACTACGCCCGGAAATTCCGGCGCGGAGTCATCCCGCTCCGTCCATATTGTTGAACGCTTTTGAATGTACTGGTCCCCAATCCCCGGTCCCCGCCTTTAAAACGGATACCCCAGCCCCACGAACACGGCCGGCCCTTCGTTGCCGACCCCCACATCGACCCGGCCGATGATGTTGGGGCGGACCACCGCCCTGAAGCCGATGCCGACGTTTATCTGAAAGCTGTTAGGGCTTGCGTTGCTGAGAGAGGACATGACCGAGCCGATGTCGACGAAGGGGGCCAGCTCCCAGTCGGACAGCACATTGAACAACCGCCAGCGGAACAGCCTGATCCTCTCCTCCAGGTTGAGCAGCAGATAGCTGTTGTCGATGAAGCGATAACGCCCATAGCCCCTCAGGGTCGTCTCTCCCCCCAGGGTGCTCTTTTCGAGGAACGGGGCGCTGTCGCCCGAGACCTGGCTGCCGGCCAGGCGCGCCACCGTGATGTAGTGCGCGTCCGCAAAAGGGTAAAAATACTTGAATTCCGCTTCATATACCTGGTAGTCGGCACTGCTGCCCAAGGCCTGCCAGCTGGTTTCCACGGAAGCCCTGGCCTGCCAGCCCGAGGTGGGCAGGCTGTCCGAATCGAGGGTGCTGTAGACGGCGGAAATTTTCTGGGCGTGCACCACGAACCCGTTGATGCCCGGAACCGATTCCGCCGTGAATTTGTCGGTGATGAAGGGAATTCCCTTGATGGCACCCTGCTTGATATCGACCTTCTTGGCCCGTTCCCCGAAAATCAGCTTGAACTTGTCGAAAAGACGGTACCCGACGGAGGCTTCCCCTCCCAACTCCTGGTCGGAGTAATTGGTTTCGTTTTCCTTTTTGGCGGTGGACTGAAACCCGAAAAAGCGTGCCGAGCCATCCGTATAGGCAACGGCTTCCCCTTCCAGATCGAATTTGTCGGAAAGGAATTCCCGGTCCGAATAGCGGAAGCGGTACTCCTGATTGATCTTGGTGGCCTTTGCCAGATTGACCCGCCATTGCCGCTCGGGCGTGGGATAGAATGCCCCGTAGAGTATGGTCGTAACCCCGAAATTCTTGTTGTAGTTTATCTGCGGTGCCATCAGGGTGCTTACCTCGTCCTGGCTGTTGTGCAGCAGGAAAGCACTCAATGCACCGAGGGTGACCCCTTCATTGGGGCTCGAGGCTATGACCGGCAACGGAATCGTGACCATTTTCACCTGGTCATCGAAGGTGTCGTTCGTCAGCGGATAGGGCAGATTTTTGCGGGGAACCATGTTCGTGCAGGCTCCCAGGAAGAAGCTCAGCGACAGGACGACAACCAGGCAGCGCCCGATTTTTATGCTGTTGTCTGGCATGGTCATGAATGGGCCGTGGATGGTTGGTGAAAGCTGACCGACAACAAACAGTATGACCGAAAATGTCCATTGTGCAACGCGTCGGGGAGAGGTAGGGCGGGGCTGGTTTTATAAGTATCTGTAGAAAGCGGATTTTTGTGCGGTGCACACCAGCGGCCTGCTTCCGGACGGAACGGTGGTACGCTTGTAACGGAAGCCCATCACCAGTCAGGAGGTCATCATGAATACCTTCATCATATTCTTCCGTTTCACAGACAAGGGGATCGCCGGCATCAGGGAATCACCGGCCCGGGTCGAGGCCGCCAAGGAAAAGGCCCGAAGCATGGGGGCCGTAGTGAAGCACTTCTATGCCCTCAGCGGCCTCTATGACACGATGCTGATGCTGGAAGCCCCCAGTGAGGAGCATGTCGCACGCATCGCCCTGTCGATCGCCTCGCAGGGGAACGTGAAGACCGAGGTTGTACGGGCCTTCGACGAGCAGGAGTATTGCCGGATCGTGTCGGAGCTGTAGATGTACAGAAAGAAAAATCAGATCTAGCGGATTTGAAAAGGAGGGGGAGCAGGCGCAGAGCTTGATGCCAAGCGGTGAATCGGCGGCTGGGGGATGCTGCGCCGGGGCATGAGAGAAAGCAAAGTGGGGTTGTATATTATGGAAAAGCGTCGGCAATGGAGTGAACCAGATGCACCACTTGGGAGAGTACAGCACAAAAAAAGAGAGTCGGTAACTTACCGACTCTCTTGGTTTTTTGGTTGCGGGGACAGGATTTGAACCTGTGACCTTCGGGTTATGAGCCCGACGAGCTACCAGACTGCTCCACCCCGCGTCAATGTGAATACTCTTTATATCCAAAGAGCTCCTGCTTGTCAATATAAAATTTCAAGCGAGCTGTTTTTTTATTGTCAATTGTGATCGGGGATGACGATCGCTCCTTTGCCGAGCTTGCCGGCCAGATCCTTGGCTGCATCCTGTTCGAGCTTTCTGCCGACCTGCACGCGGTACCAGGTGCCTTTGTCTCCCTGATTTGATTCGACAATGGTGACGTTCAGCCCCTTGCCGGCCAGCTTGCTCCTGAGGCTTTCGGCTTCGGATTTCAGGGTGTATGAAGCCACCTGGACGACAAAACCGTTATTGTCACGGACCCTTGCGGCAGGCTTTTCCGAGGTTGCCGATTTTTCCGGCGGTGCTGCAGGGGCCTCGGCATCGGACTGCACCTGTTTCAGGTTGGAAGGTATGGCGGCTTGAAGCGGTTTTTTGCCTTTGTCGTCGCCCGCATTGATACCGCTGCCGAGGACATTGCTTTTCTGGCCGCTGGGCAGCGTCTTGTAAAAGCTCAGGTTCGGTTCGGGGGCGGCCTGGGGGGCCGGTGCGGACTGCTGGCCGCCGGCCTGACCCTGGTGGGAGGCCGCCTCAGGCGAGAGGGCCTGCTGTGCCGTTTTTACCGCCTGCACCGGGGTTGCCGGCGCCTTTGGCGAATTCTCCAGGCTGGTTTGCTCCATGGCGGCCTGAAATGACTTTTTGGCCGCCTTCTGCGAGAAGAACCAGCCGGTGCCGTAGCCGGCAATGAAGGTGACAACGGCTATGACGACCGTGACGGTCGTGATCGGCCTGACCGGCTCCTTGCGGGGCCTGACCTTGCCATGCCCTCCGATGTATGACTGCTTTGGCTCGCTGTAATCGATGCGCATGGAGACTCCGCTACATCCTTTCCGGGGCGGATATTCCCAGGATGGAAAGGGCATTTTTCAGGGTCTGGGCGGTACGCTTGAGCAGATACAGCCGTGCGTTCGACAGGGCCGGATCTTCGCTGAGGACGCGGTTTTTATTGTAAAAACTGTGGAAACAGCCGGCCAGTTCGCTCAGGTAGTAGGTCAGCCGGTGCGGTTCGAAGTGCCGGGCGCTCTCCTCGACCGTGTCGGGCAGGGCAGTCAACAGCTTGATCAGCTGCAGTTCCTCCGGGGTTTCCAGCAGGGCCAGCTTCTCCGCTGTGGCCTGATCCGGCACGCGGTATCCCTTCTCGACTGCGTTCTCGAAAATGCTGCAGATGCGGGCATGGGCATACTGGACATAGTAGACCGGGTTGTCGGGCGATTGTTCTTTTGCCAGATCGATGTCGAATACCAACTGCGAGTCGGGCTTGCGCATGATGAAGAAGAACCGGGTGGCATCACGGCCCACTTCGTCGATCAGGTCGCGCAGGGTTACATAGCTGCCGGCGCGTTTGGAGATCTTGACCTCTTCCCCTCCGCGCAGGACTGTCACCATCTGGTGCAGCACATATTCGGGCCACCCCCGGGGTATGTCGCGGTCAAGCGCCTGTAGGCCCGCCCGGACGCGGGTAATGGTGCTGTGATGATCCGAGCCCTGTTCGTTGATCACCCGGGTGAAGCCGCGCTCCCACTTGTCGAGGTGATAAGCGATATCGGGTACGAAATAGGTGTATCCGCCGTCGCTCTTGCGCATGACGCGGTCCTTGTCGTCTCCGAAGTCGGTTGTCCGCAGCCACAGCGCACCATCCTGCTCATAGGTATGGCCGTTGCTGTTGAGCTGCTGAACGACGCTCTTGACCTTCCCGTTGGTATAGAGGCTCGATTCGAGAGTAAAAACGTCGAAGCGGACATCAAAGGCCTTCAGATCCAGGTCCTGTTCGTGGCGCAGGCTGGCCACTGCAAATGAGCGGATCGCTTCCAGATCATGGGGATCGCCTGCGGCGGTGACGTGGCGGTCGTCCGCATCCACGGTTTCCTGCGCCAGATAGGCGCGGGCCACATCCTTGATATATTCCCCCTGGTAGCCGTCCGCCGGCCAGCGCGGGTCGTCCGGCTCGATGCCGAGGCAGCGGGCCTGCACCGACAGGGCGAGATTGGAAATCTGTTGCCCCGCGTCATTGTAATAGAACTCGCGGGTCACATCCCAGCCGGTGGCGCTGAGCAGGCGGCAAATGGTGTCGCCGATGGCTGCCCCGCGACCGTGGCCGATGTGCAACGGGCCGGTTGGGTTGGCACTGACGAACTCTACCTGCACCTTTCTACCGGCCCCGCTTTTCGTCAGGCCGAAGACTTCGCCCTGTTCCGCGATCTCGATCAGGATTGTCTGCCATGCGGCGGGGGAGACGAAGAAATTGATGAAGCCCGGTCCGGCTATGTCGACCCTGCTGAGCAGACCATTGCCGTCCCCGATATGGCGGATCAGGAGTTCGGCTACCTGGCGCGGCGCTTTGCGCTCCCCTTTGGCCATCTGCATGGCTATGTTGCAGGAGAAGTCGCCGTGATCCGGACTGGCGGGGATGCCTACGACAACGGCGGGAATGGGGGAGGAGTTAAGTTCATTGGCCGACGCAGCGGCCTGCAGGGCAGTTTCAACCAGCGAGGCAATTCTTTGGCGCATCATGTGTGAGAGTGTTCCTTGGTGTCGATCGGATTGAGGGCGAGCGCGTCATGTCCTTGGTATTCGAAAGTGCGGGAGAATTCCGTCATGCGGAATCGCTTGTGGCTATCCTCGTTCCGGTCGCACTCGGGGCGGCCTGGCCGGGAAAGCATGTTCATTCCTTTTTTTCCGGAGGGAACTGATATATCACTTCGTTGCTGCGAACCAGGCCGAAGTCCTTGCGGGCGACACTTTCGATATAGCGCCGATCGGTTCTGAGGGCCTGAATTTCCCGTTTCAGGTTTTCGTTGTCGGCGCGCGTCTCGCTGAGACGGGCATCGACTTTGGCCTTGTCCTGCTTCAGCTCGTAAATGCGCAACAACCCCTTGTCACCGAATACGGTGAAGAAGAGGATAAAGGTGATGCATCCCGCCGGAATGAGGTACAGCCTTTTCTGGAGGCGCAGTTTCACGTTATCCCTTTGCGATACAAGCCTCGAAGTATTCGGCCGTCATGCGGAGCCCGTCTTCCAGGGCCACGAGCGGTTTCCAGTCAAGTTTCGCACCGGCCAGTGAGATGTCCGGGCGCCGTTGTTTCGGATCGTCCTGTGGCAGTGGTTTGAAGATGATACGCGATCGCGAATTAGTTATTTTAACAATTTTTTCTGCAAACTCAAGGATTGTATTTTCAGTCGGATTGCCCAGATTGACCGGCCCGATGAAGCCTTCGCACTCCATCATGCGGTTCATGCCTTCCACCAGATCAGCGACATAGCAGAACGAACGGGTCTGGGAACCGTCGCCGTACACGGTGATGTCTTCGTTGCGCAGGGCCTGCAGAATGAAGTTGGAAACCACCCGGCCGTCGTTTTCAGCCATGCGGGGGCCGTAGGTATTGAAAATGCGGATGATGCGGATGTCAACCCCGTTCTGGCGGTGGTAATCCATCATCAGGGTTTCGGCTACCCGTTTGCCTTCGTCGTAGCAGCTGCGGATGCCGATCGGGTTGACGTTGCCCCAGTAGTCCTCGGTCTGCGGGTGGATCTGCGGATCGCCGTACACTTCGGACGTAGAGGCCTGCAGAATGCGGGCCTTGACCCGTTTGGCCATGCCCAGCATGTTGATGGTGCCCATGACGCTGGTCTTGACGGTTTTGACCGGATTGTACTGGTAGTGCACCGGCGAGGCGGGGCAGGCCAGGTTGTAGATGCGATCCACTTCCAGCAGGACCGGTTCGACGATGTCGTGGCGCACCAGTTCGAAGCGGCGGTTGTCCAGCAGGTGGATGATGTTGTCCTTGGAGCCGGTGAAGAAGTTGTCCAGGCAGATGACATCGTGCCCCTGTCCGAGCAGGCGTTCGCACAGGTGTGAGCCGATGAAGCCGGCGCCGCCGGTGACCAGGATGCGCATGATTATCCCTCCGGGTGGATGGTTCTGCCGTTTCTGCCCAGGGGCAGGTAGGTGAATCCGGCGGCAGCCATACGATACGGTTTGTACAGGTTGCGGGAGTCGAAAACGACCGGACTTTTCAGGGCAGCGGAAATGCGGTCGAAGTCGGGATTGCGGTATTCGCTCCAGTCGGTGATGACTGCCAGGGCATCGGCATTGGCCAGGATTTCGTACTGGTTGTGGCTGTATTCGATCCGGTCGCCGAAGACCTTCTGCGCCTCTTTGATCGCCTCGGGGTCGTGGGCCCGCACAGTGGCACCGGCTGCCAGCAGGCGCTCGATGATGGTGATGGCCGGGGCTTCGCGCATGTCGTCGGTGCGGGGCTTGAAGGACAGGCCCCAGCAGGCGATGATCCGTCCGGCCAGGGGGCGCTCCTGATCGGGGAAACCCAGGGACTTGATGATCTTCTCGGCCAGCACCTCTTTCTGGCGTTCGTTGACCTCTTCCACCGCCTTGAGCAGCAGGAAGTCGTACTCGCATTCGTCAGCGGTCCTTACCAGTGCCTTGACATCCTTGGGAAAGCAGGACCCGCCATAGCCGGGGCCGGGAAAGAGAAAATCGTAGCCGATGCGGGAGTCAGAGCCGATCCCTTCGCGCACGGCCGCCACATCGGCCCCCATCCGTTCGCACAGGTTGGCGATCTGGTTCATAAAGGAGATGCGGGTGGCCAGCATGGCATTGGCGGCGTACTTGGTCATCTCGGCGCTGCGGATGTCCATCACGATCATGCGGTTCTGCTTGCGCATGAAGGGATCGTAGAGCTCTTTCATCAGCTCGGCAGTGCGGACGTTGTCGGTGCCGATCACCACCCGGTCGGGCTTCATGAAGTCCTCGATGGCGGCCCCTTCCTTGAGGAATTCGGGATTGGAGACCACATCGAACTCGTAATCGACCCTGCGAAGGGCCAACTCCTCCCTGATCGCCTCCCGGACCTTGTCGGCAGTGCCGACCGGCACGGTGGACTTGTCCACGATGATTTTGAAGCCGTTCATGGCGCGTCCGATTTCGCGGGCCACACCCAGCACGTACTGCAGGTCGGCGGAGCCGTCCTCGCCAGGGGGGGTGCCGACGGCAATGAAGGCCATCAGGGAATCCCGGACAGCCTCCGGGGCATTGGTGGTGAACGACAGGCGCCCTTCCGAAAGGTTGCGGAGCACCATCTCCTTGAGTCCCGGCTCGTAGATCGGGACGATTCCCTGCTTGAGCCCGTCGATGCGGGCCTGATCGATATCCACCGTAACTACCGTATTGCCGCTTTCAGCGAAACAGGCGGCTGCCACAAGGCCGACATAGCCGGCGCCGAATATGCAAATCTTCACCAGGTTGCTCCCGAAAAAATTGTAATGACAAGATATATCACAGCAAATGGCCCGTATTCCAGCACTATTATGGCGGTGAATCGCTGTCTTTAAGCTGCAGGGCCAGTGAATACGCCTCGTTGCGGGCGGTGCCGGTCAGTTCGGCCGCTTTGCGGGAAGCATCCTTGACCGACAGCCCTTCCTCCTTCAGCAGGCGCCACAGCACCCGGTC belongs to Geobacter sp. SVR and includes:
- a CDS encoding BamA/TamA family outer membrane protein is translated as MTMPDNSIKIGRCLVVVLSLSFFLGACTNMVPRKNLPYPLTNDTFDDQVKMVTIPLPVIASSPNEGVTLGALSAFLLHNSQDEVSTLMAPQINYNKNFGVTTILYGAFYPTPERQWRVNLAKATKINQEYRFRYSDREFLSDKFDLEGEAVAYTDGSARFFGFQSTAKKENETNYSDQELGGEASVGYRLFDKFKLIFGERAKKVDIKQGAIKGIPFITDKFTAESVPGINGFVVHAQKISAVYSTLDSDSLPTSGWQARASVETSWQALGSSADYQVYEAEFKYFYPFADAHYITVARLAGSQVSGDSAPFLEKSTLGGETTLRGYGRYRFIDNSYLLLNLEERIRLFRWRLFNVLSDWELAPFVDIGSVMSSLSNASPNSFQINVGIGFRAVVRPNIIGRVDVGVGNEGPAVFVGLGYPF
- a CDS encoding UDP-glucose/GDP-mannose dehydrogenase family protein, translated to MKICIFGAGYVGLVAAACFAESGNTVVTVDIDQARIDGLKQGIVPIYEPGLKEMVLRNLSEGRLSFTTNAPEAVRDSLMAFIAVGTPPGEDGSADLQYVLGVAREIGRAMNGFKIIVDKSTVPVGTADKVREAIREELALRRVDYEFDVVSNPEFLKEGAAIEDFMKPDRVVIGTDNVRTAELMKELYDPFMRKQNRMIVMDIRSAEMTKYAANAMLATRISFMNQIANLCERMGADVAAVREGIGSDSRIGYDFLFPGPGYGGSCFPKDVKALVRTADECEYDFLLLKAVEEVNERQKEVLAEKIIKSLGFPDQERPLAGRIIACWGLSFKPRTDDMREAPAITIIERLLAAGATVRAHDPEAIKEAQKVFGDRIEYSHNQYEILANADALAVITDWSEYRNPDFDRISAALKSPVVFDSRNLYKPYRMAAAGFTYLPLGRNGRTIHPEG
- a CDS encoding GYD domain-containing protein yields the protein MNTFIIFFRFTDKGIAGIRESPARVEAAKEKARSMGAVVKHFYALSGLYDTMLMLEAPSEEHVARIALSIASQGNVKTEVVRAFDEQEYCRIVSEL
- a CDS encoding SPOR domain-containing protein; translated protein: MRIDYSEPKQSYIGGHGKVRPRKEPVRPITTVTVVIAVVTFIAGYGTGWFFSQKAAKKSFQAAMEQTSLENSPKAPATPVQAVKTAQQALSPEAASHQGQAGGQQSAPAPQAAPEPNLSFYKTLPSGQKSNVLGSGINAGDDKGKKPLQAAIPSNLKQVQSDAEAPAAPPEKSATSEKPAARVRDNNGFVVQVASYTLKSEAESLRSKLAGKGLNVTIVESNQGDKGTWYRVQVGRKLEQDAAKDLAGKLGKGAIVIPDHN
- the cysD gene encoding sulfate adenylyltransferase subunit CysD translates to MKPNGALHQLEQESIRIIREAVAEAERPVMLYSIGKDSSVMLHLALKAFYPMKPPFPLLHVDTTWKFREMIAFRDTTAASHGMELIAYTNHEGLRQGVTPFTHGSRVYTEIMKTEALRMALDSGSYDMILGGARRDEEKSRAKERVFSFRDAGHRWNPRAQRPELWSVPNLARNRGESFRVFPLSDWTELDVWRYIARERIPVVGLYFAARRPVVEREGQWIMVDDGRMPLAADETPQMKMVRFRTLGCYPLSAAMESRAATVRRIVHELERARSSERAGRLIDFDQTGSMEKKKLEGYF
- a CDS encoding septum formation initiator family protein, which translates into the protein MKLRLQKRLYLIPAGCITFILFFTVFGDKGLLRIYELKQDKAKVDARLSETRADNENLKREIQALRTDRRYIESVARKDFGLVRSNEVIYQFPPEKKE
- a CDS encoding UDP-glucuronic acid decarboxylase family protein translates to MRILVTGGAGFIGSHLCERLLGQGHDVICLDNFFTGSKDNIIHLLDNRRFELVRHDIVEPVLLEVDRIYNLACPASPVHYQYNPVKTVKTSVMGTINMLGMAKRVKARILQASTSEVYGDPQIHPQTEDYWGNVNPIGIRSCYDEGKRVAETLMMDYHRQNGVDIRIIRIFNTYGPRMAENDGRVVSNFILQALRNEDITVYGDGSQTRSFCYVADLVEGMNRMMECEGFIGPVNLGNPTENTILEFAEKIVKITNSRSRIIFKPLPQDDPKQRRPDISLAGAKLDWKPLVALEDGLRMTAEYFEACIAKG
- the argS gene encoding arginine--tRNA ligase; protein product: MRQRIASLVETALQAAASANELNSSPIPAVVVGIPASPDHGDFSCNIAMQMAKGERKAPRQVAELLIRHIGDGNGLLSRVDIAGPGFINFFVSPAAWQTILIEIAEQGEVFGLTKSGAGRKVQVEFVSANPTGPLHIGHGRGAAIGDTICRLLSATGWDVTREFYYNDAGQQISNLALSVQARCLGIEPDDPRWPADGYQGEYIKDVARAYLAQETVDADDRHVTAAGDPHDLEAIRSFAVASLRHEQDLDLKAFDVRFDVFTLESSLYTNGKVKSVVQQLNSNGHTYEQDGALWLRTTDFGDDKDRVMRKSDGGYTYFVPDIAYHLDKWERGFTRVINEQGSDHHSTITRVRAGLQALDRDIPRGWPEYVLHQMVTVLRGGEEVKISKRAGSYVTLRDLIDEVGRDATRFFFIMRKPDSQLVFDIDLAKEQSPDNPVYYVQYAHARICSIFENAVEKGYRVPDQATAEKLALLETPEELQLIKLLTALPDTVEESARHFEPHRLTYYLSELAGCFHSFYNKNRVLSEDPALSNARLYLLKRTAQTLKNALSILGISAPERM